The Arachis duranensis cultivar V14167 chromosome 2, aradu.V14167.gnm2.J7QH, whole genome shotgun sequence genome has a window encoding:
- the LOC107475977 gene encoding uncharacterized protein LOC107475977 has translation MSSITTKFLFPLLFLLFSLKSSSSHASSIQHHQHQHQVQQDEKLSAYDVLQQYGFPVGLLPKGIIGYALNKETGEFAAYMDATCSFSIEGYTLKYKSTITGVITQGRLYNLKGVSVKILLLWLNIVEVKRDGDEIQFSVGIASANFGVENFYESPQCGCGFDCVTVNTLPLSSI, from the coding sequence ATGTCTTCAATCACCACCAAATTCCTCTTCCcccttctcttcctcctcttctctctcaaatcatcatcatcacatgCTTCTTCAATTCAacaccaccaacaccaacaccaagtTCAACAAGATGAGAAGCTATCAGCCTATGATGTTCTCCAACAATACGGTTTCCCGGTCGGTCTTCTCCCAAAGGGTATAATTGGCTATGCACTCAACAAAGAAACCGGTGAGTTCGCTGCATACATGGATGCCACGTGTTCGTTTTCTATTGAAGGTTATACCCTAAAGTACAAGTCCACCATAACCGGTGTTATAACACAAGGTAGGCTCTATAATCTTAAGGGTGTTAGTGTTAAGATTCTTCTCTTGTGGCTCAACATAGTTGAAGTCAAACGTGACGGCGATGAGATTCAATTCTCTGTTGGTATTGCTTCTGCCAATTTTGGAGTTGAAAATTTCTATGAGAGTCCTCAGTGTGGCTGTGGATTCGATTGTGTCACTGTTAACACTCTTCCCCTctcttcaatttaa